DNA sequence from the Pirellulales bacterium genome:
GCTCGATTTCGGCGGGGTTATAGCGGGGCATGAGATGGCGGTCTGAACGGGAGGGAAACCGCCGATTTTACCGGCAACCGCCCGCACCGGCAAACGCCACGGCGAGCGGGTAGTGGCTGAATAACCACGTGAGAATAGTTGACCGGCAAGAGGTCCACACGGCGGGCAACTGGCCAGGGCCTTCAACACGTACTGGTCGGTCTGCGCACCCTGGCCGATCAGCTCGCGCGGCACGATCGAAGCCAATGCCAACGAAGAAGGCCATCTCTACGGCTCGGTCGGCGCCAGCGACATCGTGAGCGCCCTGAAGCGGAGCGAGGTCACCGTCACTTCCGATCAGGTGCGGCTCAAAGGGCCGCTGAAGGAACTGGGGTTGTACACCGTCAACATCCATCTCGGTCACGAAATTGAAGCCGAGTTGAAGGTCT
Encoded proteins:
- a CDS encoding 50S ribosomal L9 C-terminal domain-containing protein, with amino-acid sequence MVSALKRSEVTVTSDQVRLKGPLKELGLYTVNIHLGHEIEAELKV